The Streptomyces kanamyceticus genome window below encodes:
- a CDS encoding ABC-F family ATP-binding cassette domain-containing protein yields the protein MTATLVAKDLAAGHGDRTLFAGLELVVAPGDVIGLVGANGAGKSTLLRLLAGLDTPEGGELRLSPPTAAVGHLPQEPDRRPGESIRAFLARRTGVAEAQRVMDEATQALVDGAPGADDAYAESLERWLALGGADLDERADEVTDSLGLAVGLDQPMTSLSGGQAARAGLASLLLSRYDVFLLDEPTNDLDLAGLERLESFVRGLRAGTVVVSHDREFLTRTVTKVLELDLAQQQINLYGGGYDAYLEEREVARRHARDDYEEYEGKKSALQGRAQMQRSWADKGVKNARRKAAKGGDNDKIGRNFRSDTSEKQAAKARQTQRMIERLDVVEEPRKEWELRMEIAAAPRSGSVVASLREAEVRRGAFTLGPVTLQIDWADRVAITGANGSGKSTLLGALLGRVPLDAGHAALGSGVLVGEVDQARALFHGEESLLDAFCAAVPDTEPAEVRTLLAKFGLKAEHVLRSAATLSPGERTRAALALLQGRGVNLLVLDEPTNHLDLPAIEQLEAALDSYEGTLLLVTHDRRMLDAVRVTRRVEVAEGKVTELSL from the coding sequence ATGACCGCAACCCTCGTCGCCAAAGACCTCGCCGCCGGCCACGGCGACCGCACCCTGTTCGCCGGCCTTGAACTGGTCGTCGCCCCCGGCGACGTCATCGGCCTGGTGGGCGCCAACGGAGCGGGGAAGTCCACCCTCCTGCGGCTGCTCGCGGGCCTGGACACCCCGGAGGGCGGCGAGCTGCGGCTCTCGCCGCCGACCGCCGCGGTGGGCCATCTGCCGCAGGAACCCGACCGCCGCCCCGGCGAGAGCATCCGGGCGTTCCTGGCCCGCCGCACCGGCGTCGCCGAGGCGCAGCGCGTCATGGACGAGGCCACCCAGGCCCTGGTCGACGGCGCCCCCGGTGCCGACGACGCCTACGCCGAGAGCCTGGAGCGCTGGCTCGCACTCGGCGGCGCCGACCTGGACGAGCGGGCCGACGAGGTCACGGATTCGCTCGGCCTCGCCGTCGGCCTCGACCAGCCGATGACCTCGCTCTCCGGAGGCCAGGCCGCCCGCGCGGGACTCGCCTCGCTGCTCCTGTCCCGCTACGACGTGTTCCTCCTGGACGAGCCGACCAACGACCTGGACCTCGCGGGTCTGGAACGCCTGGAGAGCTTCGTGCGCGGCCTGCGCGCGGGCACCGTCGTGGTCAGCCACGACCGCGAGTTCCTCACCCGCACAGTCACCAAGGTCCTCGAACTCGACCTGGCCCAGCAGCAGATCAACCTCTACGGCGGCGGCTACGACGCCTACCTGGAGGAGCGGGAAGTGGCCCGCCGCCACGCCCGCGACGACTACGAGGAGTACGAGGGCAAGAAGTCGGCGCTCCAGGGCCGCGCCCAGATGCAGCGTTCCTGGGCGGACAAGGGCGTCAAGAACGCCCGCCGCAAGGCCGCCAAGGGCGGCGACAACGACAAGATCGGCCGGAACTTCCGCAGCGACACCAGCGAGAAGCAGGCCGCCAAGGCCCGCCAGACCCAGCGCATGATCGAGCGCCTCGACGTGGTCGAGGAGCCCCGCAAGGAGTGGGAGCTGCGCATGGAGATCGCGGCGGCACCGCGCTCAGGATCGGTCGTCGCGTCCCTGCGCGAGGCGGAGGTGCGCCGCGGTGCCTTCACGCTCGGCCCCGTCACCCTGCAGATCGACTGGGCGGACCGGGTCGCGATCACCGGCGCCAACGGCTCGGGCAAGTCGACGCTGCTCGGCGCCCTGCTCGGCCGGGTCCCGCTGGACGCGGGCCACGCGGCGCTCGGCTCGGGCGTCCTGGTCGGCGAGGTCGACCAGGCCCGCGCGCTCTTCCACGGCGAGGAGTCGCTGCTCGACGCGTTCTGCGCGGCCGTGCCCGACACCGAGCCCGCCGAGGTCCGCACGCTGCTCGCCAAGTTCGGCCTGAAGGCGGAGCACGTGCTGCGCTCCGCCGCCACGCTCTCACCGGGCGAGCGCACCCGCGCGGCGCTCGCGCTGCTCCAGGGCAGGGGCGTCAACCTGCTCGTCCTCGACGAGCCGACGAACCATCTCGACCTGCCCGCCATCGAACAGCTGGAGGCGGCCCTCGACTCCTACGAGGGCACGCTGCTCCTGGTCACGCACGACCGCAGGATGCTCGACGCGGTGCGGGTGACGCGGCGCGTCGAGGTCGCGGAGGGCAAGGTGACGGAGCTGTCACTGTGA